The nucleotide window TGGCAGCTTGCGGAACTTGTCCTGTCTTTGTTATTGATTTCAAACGAAATACAGGACTGCACACAGTCCTCGCTGCGCAGGTAGCAGAACCTTCCCTGTCTAATCTGTTTACCCAAAGCCAGCCTGGGCCCACAGATGCAATCCAGCGCGAAGACCACAGCACGGGTGTCTTCACGTAGGCAACCCAGTGCCGGGGGATTGGATACATACGCTCAGATCAGGCTTTGCAGAAACTGATTGGACGGGGGCATTCGGCATTATGCGCTCCGAGGACTGTCTGAAGCCCTGCTTTCCATTGAATCAATTAATAAGGCAGGGCAAGTTCCACAGGAGCCAAATGCCGGATGCCACCCGAACAGTCATGTTTCTGGAACCGCCTGTCTGGGGGTGTGTATGCAATCCCTAGCAGACAGGCTTACGCAGAGGCGCAGTGCCTACTTATAGATGGATGTGATCACCACTGTCAAAGGCTAGATCTGGAGGTCTTTGAAATTGTCTTCGCCCAAGGACAGGATCAATTTGTCACGGTTGATGGTGTACTCGCGGCCACGATAGCGCAATATGCCTTTTTTCTTTAACTTGACCAGTTCTGCCGCCGTTGTTTCGCGCGTCAGGCCAATCAAGTCAGCAATCATTTGCTGAGTCAGCTGCATTTCTATGCGGTAAGAGCCCTTTAGCATTTCGCGGCCGTATACCTGCATCAGGTAGTACAGCGTGTACAAAACTTTGTCGGCAGCTTTGGGCTGTTCCAGTGCAGTGATACGCATCAGCGCACCAGCATAGTTGCCTAGATAGTGATTAGCCACGGCCTGTAAGGCTTCATGATTTTTATTGATATAGTCCCTGAACTCTTCGGTGGGGACCACGTACATTTCGCCGTCGGTCTGCGCCTCGTAATAATAAAAAGCAGTAGGACCTTTATCGAACGACCAAGTGGTGGGGAAAATATCACCCTGTAGCTTGAACGTCGCAATACGTTCGTCACCTTGTGGGGTGATGTTGTATAGCTTTACGATCCCCGACTTCACAATATAAGCATTCCGAGGAACCTCACCTTGATAGATAAGAATATTCCCCTGACGGAAGCGTTTGGTAATAAGTGTCTTTAAAAACGGCTGAAAAGCTTCACCTAGCACAGTCTGCAACTTCCCCATATTTGAAATTAGTTTGCCCTTCCATTGTAGCGTCATAGTGGCCAGGCAGCAAAATCACTTCGGTTATTGTACTATATGTAATCATTCTTACAGATAAATCACCCCTATATAGTTATGCTATTTATGAGTTAACAGCTCGAACATCAATAACGAAAGGAGACGAGCATGAGAAACTCGCAGGCCAATAGGGTAGACCTAGACACAAGGATTGATTCCTTCCTCGGCAGGAAGTTCAAACAATACCCCAATCTAAGCACTTCCGAAAAAGCCATAGGTACGCTCACGCGTCGTCCCCAGGACTCGTCCCCTACATAAGAAACTTCAAGTCCAGCTGATCGGAGCGGGACCGTGCAAGTTCTAGGTGACAGAGTAGATGTAATAGGTGCTGCATGTATGTTTGAACTTGTGCTATGGATTGGGCTTGGGGCACTTACCGGATGGATCGGCTCGTTAGCCACCCGGACAAATGATCATAGGGCTACGGTTCCGTACATACTATTAGGCATTATTGGTTCGGTCTGTGGCGGCATTGCGGGTCGCAGCCTCGGTATGACCGCTTTTAGCGGAAAACTCGCAATCAATCCAAATAGTCTTATGATTGCTTGGTTTGTGGCAGTAGTCTCTGTTGTAGCACTCAGTTTTTTCGGGCGGACTAGCTCAAGCTAAGCCGACCCATGACGTCCCAAGGGGGAGACAAAAACAATATGCGGCACCTTTTACATGTCCTTTGATTTGGCGATTTGGTAGGTTAGTTTGTTTTGGGCCAGATATATACCAGCACCCACAATCGCAAAATAGATAAGTCCCATAATACACGCCTCTAGTAAGTGAGACGGTTTGATTATCAGTAAATATGTGCCCGTAGCCAACGTCGCCGAGGCAAAGGCATAAGACGTCTGTAGTTTGCGCCTCGATGGCGCCAGATAGGTATAAGCCGTGAAGGCCATGCCGCCAAAGGCGGTCATAATATGGAGTAAAAGCATCATACTAAAAGTATACCACTAGCAAGTTTAATTTTACGGCAACCAGGCGTCGAGTGATATGAGTAGACTAAAGGCAGTGAGCACCACCAGCGACACCCCAAACAGGCCGCGCGCCCACTTGACGTCATCTTCTACGCCAAAGCCTTTGATTGCTTTATAAAGCCACCACAGCCCAACTACTGTCATAGCTACTAAGTACACATATCCCGTGTAGCCCAGGGTTGTTAGCAGGCTTGTCGCCACAACAAACAACACGATATAACCCAATATGCTTACCTTGGCACGATGATTGCCCTTTGCCACCGGCAGGACCGGCAAGCCAGCGGCCTTGTAGTCCTGGAATCGATACATAGCTATGGCGTAAAAATGTGGCATCTGCCAGCTTGCCAGCACCAAAAACACCAGCAAGGCACCAGTATCAAACCGGCCGTTTGCAGCCGTATAGCCGGCCGTTATAGACAAAGCCCCAGGTATGCTGCCCACCAGCGTACCTAGCGGAGAGGCCCGCTTGGCAACCGCATACACCCCAACATACATACCAAAAGCCAGTACGCCCAAGGACACCGTCAGTATGTTTGTCCCCACGGCTAGTACCGCAAAACCAAGCCCGCCCAGCGCAGCGGCATACACAAAAGCATGGGGTGGGCTTATGGCCCCTTGCACCAACGCACGGTTTTTTGTGCGGGCCATTTTTTTATCAATGTTGCGGTCAATATAATTGTTACAGACGCAAGCGCAGCCGATAACCAAGGCCACACCAACACAAGTAGCCAGCAGCTGCCAGAGATCAATCGACCGCCCAGAGGCCAGCAAAAAACCAGCACCAGCCGTCATGACGTTAGCTCGGATAATGCCTGGCTTTGTAACAGCAATATATTTCTTGGCTACTTCCACTTTTGCCCCTTAATGAGCTTGATTATATACGACACCGCTCATTAAGCGTAAGCAGAGGAGTCATATGGTATATTAAGCATAAGGATATCGGGCAAGTGATCATGGAGTGTTAAATGGCAAAACGCAAAAAAACCCAGGGTAAGCCTCTATGGCTGGCCTTATTTGGATTGGTAGGCCTCTGCGTGCTTGTCGCGGTACTTTTGCGTGGCAACGACGTTATCCTGTTTAACCCCAAGGGCCTAATAGCCACCGAGCAACATCGGCTAATGGTAACCTCTACATTAATCATGCTGGGCTTTGCGGTGCCAGTGCTCTTTTTCCTTTACTTCTTTGCCTGGAAATACCGGGAAACCAACCAAAAATCTGCCCACAACCCGGCTGCCAGTCGCGGCAAGCTGCCCGTCTTGGCATTTTGGGCCATGCCGACGGCTATCATGCTGATTTTGGCGTCGATAATGGTGCCGGCAACCTTCAAGCTCGAACCACAGGACAGCATCCAAACCGAAAAAGAACCTTTGACTGTCCAGGTGGTAGCCATGCGCTGGAAGTGGCTGTTTATATACCCCGAACAAAACATCGCGACTGTCAATTATGTACAGATCCCCGTGGATACCCCTGTCAAGTTTGAACTAACAGCTGACGAAACACCCATGAGCTCGTTCTGGATCCCCCACCTAGGTGGCCAGCTGTACGCCATGACCGAGCACGTCAACCAGCTAAACCTACTGCCCGACACACTGGGCGACTACGAAGGCAGCGCAGCCGAAATAAACGGGGCCGGTTTTGCTGGCATGAGGTTTAACACCCGCGTCAGCACCCAGGAAGATTTTGATGCATGGGTATATGCCAAAAAGCTATCCGCCCATGAACTAAGCACCCAGGAATATGCAAAATTGCTCAAGCCCACCGAGAATCACCCGGCCGAGTTTTATTCCAGCGCTGATCCAAAAATATATAGTACTATACTGAGTAAATACGCCGGATCTCACCAGCACCCTACAAAACAAGGTGAACATACCGAGCATGAGGGACACTACTAATGAGAGAATTCTGGCTGGGAAGGCTAAACTCGCACGCGCTGCCGCATGAGTGGTTCACTATTGCCGGGTCCGTATCTTTTATATTAATGGGGGTCACGGTCATTGCCCTCCTGACCTACACAAAACGCTGGAAGTGGCTATGGAACGAGTGGCTGACGTCGGTTGATCCCAAGCGGATCGGCATCATGTATTTTATCGTTGGAGGGTTCATGCTGCTTCGAGGTGGGCTAGATGCCATCATGATGTGGCTGCAGCAGTCACTGTCATCCGGAGCTTCGCACGGCTACCTGTCGGCGGAACACTTTCAGCAAATCTTTACAGCCCACGGCAACATCATGGTGTTCTTTGTGGCTATGGGACTTATCTTTGGCCTTATCAACTACATTGTTCCTTTGCAGATCGGGGCACGCGACCTAGCATCGCCGTTTATGAACACACTCGGGTTTTGGCTGTATGTGGCCGGCGTCCTTATGGTAAATATGTTCTTCTTGTTTGGCGGAGAATACGCCGCAACCGGCTGGCTGGCCGTTGCCCCGCTGTCCGGCAAAGCGTTTAGTCCGGGTGTGGGAGTGGATTATTGGATATGGAGTCTGCAAATTTCTGGTATCGGCACCACACTGGGCGCCATCAACTTTATTATGACCATCCTCAAAATGCGCGCCAAAGGAATGTCTCTTCTAAAGATGCCCTTGTTCACGTGGGGCAGCTTGTGCAGCATGATCATGGCGGTCAGCGTCTTTCCGCTGCTTACCATGACACTTTTCCTGGTGTTCTTTGACCGCTATTTTGGCACTCACTTCTTTACGACAGACGCAGGCGGCAATGCCATGATGTACACCAACCTGATCTGGATGTGGGGACACCCGGAAGTGTATATCCTCATGCTGCCGTCGTTCGGTGTCTTTTCAGAAATAGTTTCTACCTTTAGCCGCAAGCCAGTGGCTTACTACAAATCCAATGTTCTGGCCATGATCGGCGTCTCGTCCATTGCACTGTTGGTATGGCTGCACCACTTCTTTACTATGGGCGCCAGCGCCGAAGTAAACTCCGCCTTTGGGGTAGCAACCATGCTAATCGCCATACCCACAACCGTGCTGGTGTTCAGCTGGATTGCCACCATGTATAAGGGCCGGATACGGTTCACCACACCCATGCTGTGGTTCCTTGGGTTCATTGCCATTTTTGCGCTCGGGGGGATTTCTGGCGTGTTGCTGGCTATACCGCCCGTTGATTTCCAGCTGCACAACAGTCTGTTCTTGGTGGCACACTTTCACTCCACGGTTATCGGCGGGGTGCTGTTTGGCATCTTTGCCGGGCTAAACTATTGGTTCCCTAAATTTGCCGGATTCAAGCTAAACGAGCGGATCGGTCGGTACGCCGTGTGGAGTTGGATAATTGGATTCTTCGTCGCCTTTACTCCACTGTATATCCTCGGACTCATGGGAGCCACCAGAAGATTAGACCACTATGACTCCGCCAAGGGCTGGCAGCCATTCTACATCATGGCACTTGTCGGAGGTCTTATCATTGCCGTTGGCGTAGCCCTGCAAATCGTACAAATTATTGCCAGCGTCATACAAAGAAAGCGACTGTACGACACCACGGGCGATCCATGGGATGGCCGCACTCTGGAGTGGTCGGTCAGCTCACCCGCTCCCGCCTACAACTTTGCTACCATCCCAGAAGTAAATAGCCGTGATGCGTACTGGGAAATGAAGCATCTGCACAAACCAAAACATACCTACGAAGACATACCTACGCCCAAGAACACTGCCTCTGGCATATATATCTCTATCTTTGCTTTTTTGGCTGGATTTGGGTTTGTCTGGGAGATGAACTGGCTGGCCGTGGTTGGCATAGTTGGCATCATCGCCTGTTTGATTGCTCGAACGTTCAACGAAGATTCCGAATATATAATTTCGGCCGAACAAGTTGAAAAGATGGAAAAAACACACGCCCAAAAAGTTCGTGCCCTGCAGCGCGGTGACCATACCAACGAAGAAGACATGGGTCTTATAGAATTTGTGCGTATCGTGCTAGTTTGGGCCCTTGGAATAGCAAAGGGCATACTGAGGGGCAAAAGAAGATGACGCGTCATGCAGAAATGACTCACGAAGAAGCCGCCAACGACCGCGTGATGTTCGGCTTTTGGGTTTACCTGATGACCGACCTGTTGATGTTTGCCATATTGTTTGCGGTATACGCAGTACTCCACGGCAATACCATGGGCGGGCCAAGCGGCCGTGATTTGTTCAAACCCCAGTTGGCTCTAGCCGAAACGCTGATCCTGCTGACCAGTAGCTTTACCGCCGGTATCGGTATGATTGCTGCCCGCCGCGGTATCAAACGCCAAGTGCTGGTGTGGTTTGGCATCACCTTCCTGCTGGGGCTGGCTTTCTTGGGTATCGAGCTGTATGAATTCGCCGAATTTATCCACGAGGGTCATACCATGACCGTTAACGCATTCCTGTCTTCATTCTTCTTGTTGGTTGGTACACACGGCCTGCATATCACCTCGGGGCTACTATGGCTAGCAGTCACGCTGGTGTTTGTCATAAAAAGAGGTCTTAACTCGCACATGGTCCGCAAGCTGGCCCTGCTCAGCCTGTTCTGGCACTTCTTAGATATTGTCTGGATATTTATCTTCACAGTGGTGTACCTGAGGGCGTTCGTATGAGCAAGACAACCCACACCCCCCACCACCAGCCAAAGGGCGAACACGGCACAACCAAGTCTTATGTTATCGGCTTTATTTTGTCCCTGATCTTTACCATCATTCCGTATCACCTAGTGGTGAACAAAGTACTAACGGGCAACACACTGCTGGCAACAATCTTGGGGATCGCAATTTTGCAGATGTTTATCCAGATATTTTTCTTTCTGCACCTGGGCCGTGGACCCAAGCCGTTTTATAACGTAGTTTTCTTCTTTGCGACAGCCGGCATTATTGTGCTGGTCATAGGCGCTTCCTTGTTTATCATGAGCAATCTGTACCACAACATGTCACCCAGAGAGGTGGTCAAGAAACAGGCCCAAGAGGAAGGAATATCCCAGATAGGCGGCGAAAAGACCGGTGCCTGCGGCCAGCTCCAGGACAATCACGTCGTTACCATTAGCGGAGGTATCGCTACCCCCAGCCGTATCGAAGCCCAGCAGTGCGACACCCTGACGTTCATCAATAAAGACGGCCTGGAGCGCGAGATGGTTTTTGGCCCTCACCCTAACTACCACAGCTACGGCGGAGAAGATAAAACATTGCTGGACGACGAACGCGCCGAGACCATCACCCTTAACGAATCCGGAGGGTTCATGTTCCATGACCACCTCCACCCAAGCCTCACCGGCTACCTCACCGTAGCGCCCTAGGCCAAATTGTCAGTCTAAATAAAAATAACAGGAGAAACCATGGCGACAAAAAAGAAATTTCTCGATCATTCCGGAATTAAGGTATGGGCCTTGCTGCGCATTAGCTTGGGTGCCATATTTTTGTGGGCATTCGTAGATAAACTATTCGGCTTAGGTTTTGCGACTTGTCGCGATGCAGCCACCGGCAGTGTTACAACAATGTGCTCGAAGGCCTGGATCGAAGGCGGCTCTCCCACAATAGGATTTTTAAAGTTTGGGACAAGCGGACCACTTGCCGAATTCTACCAAACCTTAGCCGGCAATACATTTATTGACTGGCTCTTTATGATCGGCTTACTGTCCATTGGCGTAGCACTCATTCTGGGCATTGGCGTGCGGATTGCCACCATCACCGGTTCGTTATTGCTCCTTATGATGTGGGGTGCGGTCTTGCCGCCAGAAAACAATCCTGTGTTGGACGACCATATCATCTATATCTTCGTGCTTGCCGGCATCTATCGCACCAATGGCACGCAAGCTTGGGGCCTACGCACCTGGTGGGTCAAACAAAATGTCGTAAAGAAATTCTCAATTCTAGAATAAGACAGCTTGGGCTTTGCAACACCATGCAACCCGGCATTCTCACCTAAACTTTTATATACTCTTGTAAAAGCTTGAGTGAGAAGCCAAAGGGAGAACGAGACAGAGGTGCCGGCGGTTGCCAGCGCATGTCGGGTTCTGCCCTTTGGCCATCTCTTCCTACCCTAGGGGCAACGCCAGCGATCTAGTTGATCAGATCGACACGCCGCCGTACTGCTTGGGCTCGACACCCCTCGGACGCAACATGCGCTGCAAGCTGTCCCAGCTCATGTAGCGAAGGTATCCGACCTCGATCGGTTCGTCGGTGTCGAGCTTGAAGAACGCGACGGCGATCAGAGCCAGGCCACCCAGCCCGGCGGAGGTGTCAGGAACACTGGGGTAGACGCCGAAGTAGCCGAAGTCCAGATCCTTTCCGCCATTGGCGCCAGGGTTGACGGTTCGGGACTCGCGTTGGCCCAGCCGGAGGCACTTTTCGTGCGGACGCGCCCATGCGTGCTTGCCAGTGTGCAAATCGATGCCATCGATTGAGACGACGGCACGCACTGGCTCGTCCCGGGTGTTCCGAACAACCAGGCGGTAGCGCTCGAGCGGATGGACGCCGATGGTCTCCACACCGTCGAGCTCGTAAGGCACGTAGGGAAGACCATGCCAGCCCTTTTCGCCCGAGTGATTGATCACTACAAGTATCATCATGCACCTCGCATAGTGAGTAGTTGCCGCATTCCTTGCCAGGGTCGCAGCGTTGTTTGGGGGCATGATAGGCAAAAAAGGCTTGCGCCCATGATGCCACCAAACAACTATCGCACCTCCGACAGGCAGGAAGAGTGCTGTAAAAGTACAACGTATTACTATACAACAAAAAAATATAATCCGCAACTTAAGTCTCCCCAAAAAACAAAAATTTAGTCCGAACTTGCTTCGGCTAAATTTTATCTGCTCTCAGGAAGGAGCAGCCCACGAAAATGGAGCACATTTTCATGGCGCGATGAGGAAACCTATCCCGGTTTCCTCATTACCCCTAAAAATGGTCGCGAATATGCTTCATGGAATAAGCCCAGTCGGCAGTGGCTTTCTTGTGAGGGTTAAAGATATGTTGCGGATCAAAAATATCTTTGGTTTCCTTGAATAAGCCCAGCACTTTGGGGCCATACATTTGGCGCAACCATGGGCCGCGGATCATGCCGTCGTTGTGCTCGCCAGACAATGAACCACCATATTTCAGCACCAACTCGTTTACCTCGCGCATGGCAGGCATCAGCTTGGCTCGCTCCGAGGGCTCTTCTATCTTCATCAGTGGAATGACATGAAAGTTGCCATCACCCATATGCCCAGCCACCGTAGCCAACAGGTTGTATTTGGTAATTATCTTGCGCAGCCGCGGCAAAAACTCCGGCAGGTACGGTGGCGGCACCACCAGGTCATCAATAAAAGGTGCGGTGTGCTTGTCTTTTACTTTTTTTCGCAGCAGGTTAAAGCTCTCCCGGCGCATGATACGGAACTTCCAGGCTTTGGCGGTGGTGTTGTCTTCTTCTATGCCCTGCAGCTTGTTGTCTTTTAGCAGCTGGTGCATGGCAGAGATTTTCTGGTCTACCTCTGGCTGGGTTTGTCCGGTAAATTCTATCAGCAACACCATTTTGGGAATGCCGCGCAACAATACAAAGGCGTCTGGAATTAGCTGAAAGGCTAGCTTGATCAGTCCACCCCATCCCAGCGTCTTTCTAAAATAGGGGAAGAATTTGATAGACAGCATCAGGGTGTAGTTATCAAAGGACTCAAAGCTGGTAGGGTTCTGCGACACCACCTCATTAATCACTTGACCCAAATTCTTGGTGTTTCTCATGAATGCCACCAATACACCAGAATAGGGCTCTTGCGGCACCAGCTTAAACTGAATATCAGTCACTAACCCCAGCGTCCCCTGCGACCCAACAATCAGTTGAGTCATGTCAAACATCCCTGTTTCGCGGTCCCATACATTCCATAGGCTGTAGCCCGTAGAGTTTTTGCTGACGTTAGGCTTGGCCGCCTTGATGGTGTCATAATTTTTCTCGATCAGCTGAAATGTCTGCTTATACAGCTGGCCCTCGTATGTTTTTTGGGCCATTTTTTCATCCAGCTCTTTTTTGGTCAGCGGCTTTACGGTATATTCTTTGCCGTCAGCAAATACTACTTTTAGCTCTTTTATAAACTTCTCTGTCTTACCGTAGCGCAAAGATAGCTCACCACCAGAATTGTTGGCCACCATACCGCCGATAGTACACAGCTCGCGCGACGCCGGAAAACTGGGCATGAGGGCCCGATGCTTCAGCGTCTCTTTTTCGAATTCGCGGTAGAACATGCCAGGCTGGGCATGAGCATGTTCGTTATCACCCGTAATGAACTGGTTCATATGCTTGTTAAAATCTACGATCACCGACTCTCCAATAGCCCCGCCAGACATATCGGTACCACCACTGCGAGCGGTCAGCGACAGACTGGGTACAGTTTTGCGAGCTTCTGCGGCGGCGGACACAATCCGCTGCACATCCTTGGCATTCTTGGGGAACACCACCAGCTGCGGCATTACCTCGAACAGAGAGGCGTCGTGACTATAAAAGTCCCGAGTTTCCACCGAAGCATCGGTCTCGCCCGTAAAGCCAAACTGTTTCAGTGCCGTCAGAAAAGAGTCCATATATACGTGTCTAACCTTTAGCATTATGGTATCATGCCAGGGAAGAAAATGACTAAAATAGACCATTTTAGGAGCAGCATCTGAGCAACCACAACATTGTTATCGTTGGCGGCGGATTTGGGGGAGTCAAGGCCGCGCTAGAACTGGCGAAAGATCGCCGGTTTCATATCACGCTTATTAGTAGCCACTCGGACTTTCGCATTTACGGCACGTTGTATCATGTTGCCACCGGGGGTGCACGGCGCGTTTCTAGCATTCCACTAACAGAGATCTTTGCCGGTACCAAGGTCAAGGTCGTGATAGACAAAGTGACCGCCCTAGACCGCAAGGCACGCGCTGTCATCACCGGCTCCAAAACGTCCTTTGGCTACGATGCCCTGGTACTAAGCCTGGGTGTCACTACCAATTTCTTCCACATAGAAGGCCTAGAAGAATTTGCCTATGGCATAAAAACCCCCGACGACGCCGAAAAGCTAAAACAACACCTGCACAAGCAGATGGTAGGCGATGGTCGAACCGACCTAAACTATGTGGTTGTTGGCGGTGGCCCCACGGGAGTAGAACTGGCCGGTGTCTTGCCTTCATATATCCGCAAGATTGCCAAAAGTCATGGACTCAAACCCCAGAAAGTGCACGTAGACCTCATAGAGGCCGCCCCGCGGCTGCTGCCCCGCATGCCCAAAGACTTGTCCAAGAAAGTCAAAAAACATCTGCAAAAAATTGGCATTACCGTACGGCTAAACAAAGCCGTCCAGGCTCAAAGCGCCGATGCACTCATGGTAGACGGCAAACCCATACGCAGCCACACCGTCATCTGGACCGCCGGCGTTACCAACAACCCGTTCTTTAGCGCTCAAGAGTTCCAGCTAACCCACACCGGCAAAGTCCGGGTAGACCAATACTTGCAGGCCGAGCCTGGTATTTACGTCATTGGCGACAACGCCGACACACCCTATACTGGCATGGCCCAAGTGGCTATTTCTGACGCCAAATACGTTGCCAAGAACCTCGTGCGGCTGGCTGACAAAAAAGAGCCCCACCCCTACCATGCCAAAAAGCCCATATACGTCATGCCTGCCGGGCCAGGCTGGTCTGCCGCCTTGTGGGGAAACGTTCGGATATACGGACGGCTTGGGCATTTCTTGCGGCGCATGGCCGACTACATTGCCTACCACGACTACGTGCCTTGGCAGATGGCCCTCTCCCGCTGGACCGCAGAATATGACGACGAAGAAAACTGCACCACCTGCGACGGCAAGCTCCAAAGAGTAAAATACGAATCCGGCGAAGTATAAAAAACTTATAAAAGTAGTAAGGGTCCGGATAGGCACTGGGATGCACGCGGCAAGGCGGGCAAATCAGTGCTTTTCCGGACCCCAAAAGACCCGATCAAAAAGCGGCGTCTACCACCTACTGATCAAAGTCGGTATAGCCCGCGCCGGGCTGACGATCCACCCCGATTCTGCACCTACATAGGGTGCACGGTCACGATGCCAATCCAGCACCGGAACTCCAGACCACTCAGGTTGGGACGAGTCGTTGACCTGCAAGCCGGGCAACCAAACGCGCGGAACCATCTTTGTGCCCATTCTCACCAACCATTCCGGGTGCAGGGCCGCAGCCGCTAGCACTTCAAGACCTGGCGAAGTGTCAGGATGACGGACACTTTCTGGGCTGTGCTGGCAACGATGTTGCGGTGTCCAATAGCCACCCAGGTCAAG belongs to Verrucomicrobiia bacterium and includes:
- a CDS encoding Crp/Fnr family transcriptional regulator, with translation MGKLQTVLGEAFQPFLKTLITKRFRQGNILIYQGEVPRNAYIVKSGIVKLYNITPQGDERIATFKLQGDIFPTTWSFDKGPTAFYYYEAQTDGEMYVVPTEEFRDYINKNHEALQAVANHYLGNYAGALMRITALEQPKAADKVLYTLYYLMQVYGREMLKGSYRIEMQLTQQMIADLIGLTRETTAAELVKLKKKGILRYRGREYTINRDKLILSLGEDNFKDLQI
- a CDS encoding GlsB/YeaQ/YmgE family stress response membrane protein; protein product: MFELVLWIGLGALTGWIGSLATRTNDHRATVPYILLGIIGSVCGGIAGRSLGMTAFSGKLAINPNSLMIAWFVAVVSVVALSFFGRTSSS
- the cyoE gene encoding heme o synthase, with amino-acid sequence MEVAKKYIAVTKPGIIRANVMTAGAGFLLASGRSIDLWQLLATCVGVALVIGCACVCNNYIDRNIDKKMARTKNRALVQGAISPPHAFVYAAALGGLGFAVLAVGTNILTVSLGVLAFGMYVGVYAVAKRASPLGTLVGSIPGALSITAGYTAANGRFDTGALLVFLVLASWQMPHFYAIAMYRFQDYKAAGLPVLPVAKGNHRAKVSILGYIVLFVVATSLLTTLGYTGYVYLVAMTVVGLWWLYKAIKGFGVEDDVKWARGLFGVSLVVLTAFSLLISLDAWLP
- a CDS encoding COX aromatic rich motif-containing protein gives rise to the protein MAKRKKTQGKPLWLALFGLVGLCVLVAVLLRGNDVILFNPKGLIATEQHRLMVTSTLIMLGFAVPVLFFLYFFAWKYRETNQKSAHNPAASRGKLPVLAFWAMPTAIMLILASIMVPATFKLEPQDSIQTEKEPLTVQVVAMRWKWLFIYPEQNIATVNYVQIPVDTPVKFELTADETPMSSFWIPHLGGQLYAMTEHVNQLNLLPDTLGDYEGSAAEINGAGFAGMRFNTRVSTQEDFDAWVYAKKLSAHELSTQEYAKLLKPTENHPAEFYSSADPKIYSTILSKYAGSHQHPTKQGEHTEHEGHY
- a CDS encoding cbb3-type cytochrome c oxidase subunit I, giving the protein MREFWLGRLNSHALPHEWFTIAGSVSFILMGVTVIALLTYTKRWKWLWNEWLTSVDPKRIGIMYFIVGGFMLLRGGLDAIMMWLQQSLSSGASHGYLSAEHFQQIFTAHGNIMVFFVAMGLIFGLINYIVPLQIGARDLASPFMNTLGFWLYVAGVLMVNMFFLFGGEYAATGWLAVAPLSGKAFSPGVGVDYWIWSLQISGIGTTLGAINFIMTILKMRAKGMSLLKMPLFTWGSLCSMIMAVSVFPLLTMTLFLVFFDRYFGTHFFTTDAGGNAMMYTNLIWMWGHPEVYILMLPSFGVFSEIVSTFSRKPVAYYKSNVLAMIGVSSIALLVWLHHFFTMGASAEVNSAFGVATMLIAIPTTVLVFSWIATMYKGRIRFTTPMLWFLGFIAIFALGGISGVLLAIPPVDFQLHNSLFLVAHFHSTVIGGVLFGIFAGLNYWFPKFAGFKLNERIGRYAVWSWIIGFFVAFTPLYILGLMGATRRLDHYDSAKGWQPFYIMALVGGLIIAVGVALQIVQIIASVIQRKRLYDTTGDPWDGRTLEWSVSSPAPAYNFATIPEVNSRDAYWEMKHLHKPKHTYEDIPTPKNTASGIYISIFAFLAGFGFVWEMNWLAVVGIVGIIACLIARTFNEDSEYIISAEQVEKMEKTHAQKVRALQRGDHTNEEDMGLIEFVRIVLVWALGIAKGILRGKRR
- the cyoC gene encoding cytochrome o ubiquinol oxidase subunit III — its product is MTRHAEMTHEEAANDRVMFGFWVYLMTDLLMFAILFAVYAVLHGNTMGGPSGRDLFKPQLALAETLILLTSSFTAGIGMIAARRGIKRQVLVWFGITFLLGLAFLGIELYEFAEFIHEGHTMTVNAFLSSFFLLVGTHGLHITSGLLWLAVTLVFVIKRGLNSHMVRKLALLSLFWHFLDIVWIFIFTVVYLRAFV
- the cyoD gene encoding cytochrome o ubiquinol oxidase subunit IV — encoded protein: MSKTTHTPHHQPKGEHGTTKSYVIGFILSLIFTIIPYHLVVNKVLTGNTLLATILGIAILQMFIQIFFFLHLGRGPKPFYNVVFFFATAGIIVLVIGASLFIMSNLYHNMSPREVVKKQAQEEGISQIGGEKTGACGQLQDNHVVTISGGIATPSRIEAQQCDTLTFINKDGLEREMVFGPHPNYHSYGGEDKTLLDDERAETITLNESGGFMFHDHLHPSLTGYLTVAP
- a CDS encoding FAD-binding oxidoreductase, with product MDSFLTALKQFGFTGETDASVETRDFYSHDASLFEVMPQLVVFPKNAKDVQRIVSAAAEARKTVPSLSLTARSGGTDMSGGAIGESVIVDFNKHMNQFITGDNEHAHAQPGMFYREFEKETLKHRALMPSFPASRELCTIGGMVANNSGGELSLRYGKTEKFIKELKVVFADGKEYTVKPLTKKELDEKMAQKTYEGQLYKQTFQLIEKNYDTIKAAKPNVSKNSTGYSLWNVWDRETGMFDMTQLIVGSQGTLGLVTDIQFKLVPQEPYSGVLVAFMRNTKNLGQVINEVVSQNPTSFESFDNYTLMLSIKFFPYFRKTLGWGGLIKLAFQLIPDAFVLLRGIPKMVLLIEFTGQTQPEVDQKISAMHQLLKDNKLQGIEEDNTTAKAWKFRIMRRESFNLLRKKVKDKHTAPFIDDLVVPPPYLPEFLPRLRKIITKYNLLATVAGHMGDGNFHVIPLMKIEEPSERAKLMPAMREVNELVLKYGGSLSGEHNDGMIRGPWLRQMYGPKVLGLFKETKDIFDPQHIFNPHKKATADWAYSMKHIRDHF
- a CDS encoding FAD-dependent oxidoreductase is translated as MVGGGFGGVKAALELAKDRRFHITLISSHSDFRIYGTLYHVATGGARRVSSIPLTEIFAGTKVKVVIDKVTALDRKARAVITGSKTSFGYDALVLSLGVTTNFFHIEGLEEFAYGIKTPDDAEKLKQHLHKQMVGDGRTDLNYVVVGGGPTGVELAGVLPSYIRKIAKSHGLKPQKVHVDLIEAAPRLLPRMPKDLSKKVKKHLQKIGITVRLNKAVQAQSADALMVDGKPIRSHTVIWTAGVTNNPFFSAQEFQLTHTGKVRVDQYLQAEPGIYVIGDNADTPYTGMAQVAISDAKYVAKNLVRLADKKEPHPYHAKKPIYVMPAGPGWSAALWGNVRIYGRLGHFLRRMADYIAYHDYVPWQMALSRWTAEYDDEENCTTCDGKLQRVKYESGEV